Proteins from one Nitrospirota bacterium genomic window:
- a CDS encoding cytochrome C, which produces MNNFRARVFFIICLIILLPYAVFAQQCIECHKKLQPNIVSDWENSKHSKNNVSCDTCHGDKHKSAQDVANVKSQTPDVCASCHELQVHQFKKGKHAYAWAAQWAMPTAHWQPMTLMEGKKGCGGCHRIGLKSEEEIKGLKEIGGFGIASCDVCHTRHTFSVKEAMQPQACQTCHMGIDHPQWEMYSSSKHGVRFLLKQNGILPESVAAPTCQMCHMQDGNHAVRTAWGFLAVRLPMPEDKEWASDRTTILKGLGVLDPNGNPTARLAIVKSADVVRLTQEDWQHERDRMINVCTKCHSSRFATAELEKGDKMIREADRLMAKALRIVTDLYKDGILKKPLKYIHASPDLLTFHDAPTVIEQKLFIMFLKHRMRTFQGTFHANPDYALWYGWSEMQRDLTEIKEVAEDMREKAKK; this is translated from the coding sequence ATGAATAATTTTAGAGCACGAGTTTTTTTTATAATCTGTCTGATTATTCTTTTGCCGTATGCTGTTTTTGCTCAGCAATGTATTGAATGTCACAAAAAGTTACAGCCTAATATAGTCTCTGATTGGGAGAACAGTAAGCACAGTAAGAACAATGTAAGCTGTGATACATGCCATGGGGATAAGCATAAGTCTGCTCAGGATGTTGCAAATGTAAAGAGTCAAACTCCTGATGTTTGTGCCTCATGCCATGAGTTGCAGGTTCATCAATTTAAAAAGGGAAAACATGCATATGCATGGGCTGCCCAATGGGCTATGCCAACTGCACACTGGCAACCTATGACCCTGATGGAAGGGAAAAAGGGCTGTGGTGGATGCCATCGTATTGGCTTAAAGTCAGAAGAAGAAATAAAGGGACTGAAAGAAATAGGTGGCTTCGGTATCGCTTCTTGTGATGTCTGTCACACGAGGCATACCTTCTCAGTTAAAGAGGCAATGCAACCACAGGCATGTCAGACGTGTCATATGGGTATTGACCATCCCCAGTGGGAGATGTATTCATCTTCCAAGCATGGTGTTCGTTTTCTACTGAAGCAGAACGGGATACTTCCTGAAAGTGTTGCTGCTCCTACCTGCCAGATGTGCCATATGCAAGATGGTAATCATGCGGTAAGAACTGCATGGGGCTTTCTTGCTGTGAGGCTTCCGATGCCAGAGGACAAAGAATGGGCATCTGATCGAACCACCATCCTCAAGGGTCTTGGAGTGCTCGATCCAAATGGTAATCCAACAGCAAGGCTTGCTATTGTCAAATCAGCAGATGTTGTGCGATTAACTCAAGAAGACTGGCAACATGAGAGAGACAGAATGATTAATGTATGCACAAAATGCCATTCATCAAGATTTGCAACAGCCGAACTTGAAAAGGGTGATAAAATGATACGAGAAGCTGATAGGTTGATGGCAAAGGCTCTGCGTATTGTTACTGATCTTTATAAAGATGGAATATTAAAAAAGCCGTTGAAATATATTCATGCCTCTCCTGATTTGCTGACATTCCATGATGCGCCGACTGTAATTGAACAGAAACTGTTTATTATGTTCCTGAAGCACAGAATGAGAACATTCCAGGGGACTTTCCATGCTAATCCCGACTATGCTTTATGGTACGGTTGGAGCGAAATGCAGCGTGATCTTACTGAAATAAAAGAGGTTGCTGAGGATATGCGAGAAAAGGCAAAGAAATAA